A window of the Mesotoga infera genome harbors these coding sequences:
- a CDS encoding ROK family transcriptional regulator, translating into MVGKKLDSENIGRSNRKLILQLLRKSPVTTRRDLAIASGLNPSTVTKIIKDFLSTGLCEEIKAEDTGRIGRKAIVLRLNRKAFMSVVIDIGVEETVVGKGFFDGSVSVVNKFSTPHDYDEFMKVLSAETYMISRNIPKSRFLGYSVSVPGIVDVENSRIVYVPHLGWKDLVLRERLSRRYPVFLDNEANLSLIAEKWNNPSLVSVGDVAFVYVSEGIGCGIMFDGQIYRGRDYSAGELGHMTVQIDGKKCYCGNLGCWETVASTEAIVARANEMGFSLVGD; encoded by the coding sequence TTGGTCGGTAAGAAGCTGGATTCAGAAAACATTGGAAGATCTAATAGAAAGCTGATTCTTCAGTTATTGAGGAAGAGTCCTGTGACGACGAGAAGGGATCTTGCGATCGCATCTGGTCTAAATCCCAGCACTGTGACAAAGATAATCAAAGACTTCCTTTCTACGGGTCTTTGCGAAGAGATCAAGGCCGAAGATACTGGCCGTATAGGAAGGAAAGCGATTGTTCTTCGATTGAACAGGAAGGCCTTCATGTCAGTGGTAATAGATATTGGAGTCGAAGAAACTGTAGTAGGCAAGGGCTTCTTCGACGGTTCAGTGTCTGTCGTCAATAAGTTCAGTACCCCTCACGACTACGATGAATTCATGAAAGTGCTTTCTGCAGAGACATACATGATTTCAAGAAATATTCCCAAGTCAAGGTTTCTCGGCTATTCAGTTTCCGTTCCAGGAATTGTCGACGTTGAGAATTCGAGGATCGTTTACGTACCTCATCTCGGCTGGAAGGATCTTGTTCTGCGAGAAAGGCTTTCCAGACGTTATCCCGTTTTTCTTGACAATGAAGCTAACCTTTCGCTTATTGCAGAGAAATGGAACAACCCTTCTCTGGTTTCTGTGGGAGATGTTGCGTTCGTCTATGTCTCTGAAGGAATCGGCTGCGGGATAATGTTCGATGGGCAGATTTACAGAGGACGTGATTACTCTGCCGGCGAATTGGGACACATGACTGTCCAGATTGACGGAAAGAAATGTTATTGCGGGAATTTAGGTTGCTGGGAAACAGTAGCCTCCACTGAAGCGATCGTGGCCAGAGCAAATGAAATGGGATTCTCGCTTGTAGGGGATAG